TCCTTCCAGCGGGAGGCGCGCCGCCAGCGAATCCGCACGGCCGCACGCCCGTCCACCGGGCCGCGTGGGGCTCCCATTCCACCCCCCTGGAGCCATGATGAACCCGTCCGTCGGCCCCCTTCCCTTCGAGGCGTCTCACCCCCCCACCCTGCTCGTCCTCGAGGCGAAGACCGGCCAGGGCCGCCGCGAGCACGTGGACACCTGGCTGCGACAGGCCCGGCGGCGAGGGGCTCGGACCTGGCACCTCTCCTGCGACTTCGACGAGGACGGCCCGTGGGCGGGACTGCGACAGCTGCTGGGCGAGCTGCTCCCCGAGTTGCGGCGCGGCGCGCCCGAGCTCGTCAGCCGGCACGACTACGAGCTGCTCACCGTGCTCCCGGCCCTGCGGCGCGAGATGGAGGTGCGCCATGCCTTCCTGACGGACTCCTCCATGGGAGACGAACGGGTGCGCAACTACCCCATGGATCGCGCCTTCCACGTCATCCACGGGCTCGTGGAGATGCTGGCGGACTGGAACGAGCGCTCGGGCGCCGCCCCCTGGGTCATCGCCTGTGAGGCGTTCGACCGGGCCAGCACGCTGGTGCAGCGCTTCTTCCTGGAGCTCATCCGCCGCCGTGGCCAGCGGCTCCAACTCACCCTGCTGCTCACCGTGGAGCCTGGAGCCAGCCAGGCGCTGGCCGATGTGCTCGCGACCGGAGCCACGCCCCCCCAGGTCGTGCACCTCCCGCTTCCGGACGAGCAGCCTTCCCGGTTGCCTCCAGAAGAGGCCCACCGCCGCGCCGAGGCGCTGTCACGACAGATGGGAGACGATCTCATCGAGCAGGAGCTGCACCTGCCGGAGCTGATCCGCCTCTGGGAGCAGGCGGAACAGACGGACAGCCTGCGCCGATGTCGCGCGATCGCCTTCGGGCTGGCCAACCACTACGGCCTGTACACGGACGCCCTGCGCTACGGCCAGAAGCTGCTCGACGAGCTCGACGTGCTCGAGCGGGAGGATCCCGAGACCTTCTGGATGGCCGTGGGCAACCTGCTGAACTGCTATCTCGCCTCCGGGAAGCCGACCCAGGCACTCGAGCTGGCATCGAGGATGGAGGCCCACCTCCACGACCCGGCGAAGCTGTTCCGCATCCACTACGTCCTGGCCATGCTGTACGGGCGCTTCCTGCCGAAGGCGGACCTGGACAGGGCCGAGGCCTACCTGGAGCAGGCGTTGACCGAGCTGGAGGCGGCCCACCTGCCCGCCGTGCAGTACCACTTCCACCACGTGTTCAACCGCAACGGGTTGGCGCTCATCCGCCACCGGCAGGGGCAGGCCTGGGAGGCCATCGCGCTGTGCCAGCAGGGAGCCGCCCGGCTCGAGGCGCACCTGGCGCCCCACCAGCACCGGCTGCACCGCTCGGTGCTCCAATACAACGTGGCGCAGGTCTACGCCGCCATCGGCGAGCCCGAGCAAGCGGTCGCGCAGTACACGGCGGCCATCGAGATGGACCCCCACTACTCCGAGTACCACAACGAGCGCGGCAGACTGCTGATGCGGATGGGCCGGCTGGAGGAGGCGCTCGCGGACTTCCGGCTCGCGGAGGAGCTGAGCCCGCCCTACCCCGAGGTGCGCATCAACCTGGGGCAGAGCCTGCGCCTGCTGGGACGCATGGCGGAGGCCTTCGAGGCGTACAGCAAGGCGCTCGACCTGAATCCGGGCTGGCTGCTGGCACGCATCGGCCGCGCACAGACGGCCGAGGAGCTCGGACGAACGGACGAGGCGGTGGCGGACTACACCGCGGCGCTGGAGCTCGAACCGGCCCAACCCCTGGTGCTCGCCAACCGGGCCACCCTGCACTACGAGGCAGGCCGGCCCGAGGCGGCCCTGACGGACCTGAACGCGGCGCTCGCGCTGGCGCCCGAGGTAGCGGACCTCCACCTCAGCCGAGCCCGCGTCCTGAGCCTGCTGGGCCACACCGCGGCGGCGGCGGAAGCGCTGCGGACGTACCGGCGCCTCTCCCCCGAGGAGGAGGAGGAAATGGAGCTCGAAGCCGGAGCGATGTGACCGACCCGCATGGCAGTCCTGCTCGCCTGCCCTCCAGCCCGCCGAGGCCACGTCCACGACACATCGCGGCACGAAGCGCGCACAGTCGCCACCCTTCCAAGCGACACGGGCCAGACGGTTCTGGCCTCCCACTTTGGGAAGGGAGACGTTCAATGGATGCCATCGCGCTCCTGAAGGCGGACCACAAGACGGTGGAGACGCTCTTCCGCAAGTTCGAGCAGGCCGGCCGCAACGCGAGGAAGCTCAAGCGCAAGCTGGTGGATCAGATCGTCCGCGAGCTCGCCGTGCACGCGGTCATCGAGGAGCAGGTCTTCTACCCGGCGGTGCGGAACAAGGCCGAGGCGCTGGAGGACGAGGTGCTCGAGGCGCTCGAGGAGCACCACGTGGCCAAGTGGCTGCTGAAGGAGCTGGAGAACCTGCCGCCGGAGGCCGAGCGCTTCGACGCCAAGGTGAAGGTGCTGATGGAGAACATCCGCACGCACGTCTCCGAGGAGGAGAAGCACCTGTTCCCGCAGGTGCGCAAGGCCTTCAGTCCGAGCGAGCTCAAGGACATGGCGGAGGCGCTGATGCTGGCGAAGAGGGCGTCTCCGACGAGGCCGCACCCGCGCGCGCCGGACACGCCGCCGGGCAACCTGGTGGCGGGCGCGGTGTCGTCCGTGCTCGACATGGGCAAGGACGCGATGCGGGCCATGCGCCGCAAGGCCGAGGACCTGTCGCCCCTGCCCTCCACGAACAAGCGCACCCGCAAGGCGCGCGCCCGCAAGGGCGCCTCGAGCAGCACGCGGCAGGCGGGCAACGGGCATGCGCAGGACCTGAGCCCCGAGTCCTCGTACCTGATGTGAGCGGCCCCTCATCGGGCAGCTCCGCGAACGTCACAAATCCGTGGTGGCGGATCCCTCTTTTCTGAAGGATCGCCCCACGGCGTTCATCGCCCGGCGCGGTCCTCCCACCTTCTCTTCTCACGAAGGCAAGGAGGCTCCCCGGCCATGGATCCCCTCACGCTGCGTTTCATCGAGCGGCTCACGGCCGTGCTCCTGGGTGGAATGACCATCTACCTGGGCTTTCGTCTCTTCCGTTCGGTCCCGAAGCAGCGAGACAGCAGCGGCAAGGTGACGCTGCCCCTCAACACCTCCATCGCGGTGACACGGGTGGGCCCCGGTGTGCTGTTCGCCCTGTTCGGCATCGTGGCCGTCGGGCTCTCCCTGCTTCGTCCCCTCAACCTCTCCTCGGAGGAATCGGGAGGAGACGGAACGAGCTATTTCTCGAAGCCCGTCACCCGGAGCGAGGAGGCCCGCGCGAACGCACGGGCGCAGCTGCGCCGGGACATAGGCGTCCTGAACAACATTCCCCAGCAACTGCGCGAGGACCTGGCTCCCGAGGATCGTGGCGCGATCTCTCGGAGCCTCACCCGCGTGAAGCTGTCCCTGATGGAGTCCGTCTGGGGCACGCCCCAGGAGGGCTTTGGCGACTTCGCCCAATTCGAGCAGTGGGTGCGGGACGGAGAGAAGGAGCCGCCTCCCGCCGAGATGGAACAAGCGCTCGCGCTGTACCGCTACGGCCGCCCGGGAGGCACGCCATGAGGCGTGTCATCCCTCTCCTCGTCACCGTGCTGGCGCTCCAGACGGCGAGAGGCAACGACCTGTCGCGCATCTACGAACCCGACACCCTGGAGCAGGCACGTCCCGACCTGGAACGCACCACCCGGAAGATCCTCGACCAGGGAATCTGGCCCGTCCTGGAGGTCGAGGAGAAACGCCAGCTCGGAGGCAAGCCCCCGTTGGCATTCCCGCTCTACGGAGAGGAAGAAGCACGGATGAATCCGCTGAGCGTCTACGCCCACTACGGGCGCCGGGAGATCGTCTATCCCGTGCTGTCGCTGAAATTCCTCGAGGATCTCTGCACCGCCTATGCATGGTTGCAGCTCAATGGCTATGGCGTGGAAACGGTCTCGGAGTACACCGCCATCCTCCGTTACAAAGAGGAACCGCCCGGCGGTTTCCCACCTCCCTTGCAGGCCCTCGGCATTCCAGCCGATGCACGGGCCGACTCCCGAGTGGATGAGCTCGCTCGCGCGCACTTCGTGACCGCCCGGCTCTTCATCCTCCTGCACGAGATGAATCACCTCATGCAGCAGCGCGCCCACGGACTGTCGGCTCCGTCCATCGAGAAGGAGAAGAAGGCGGACCGGTTCGCCATCACGGTCATGCAGCGTGCCGACCTGCCTCCCATTGGCGTCCTTGTGTTCTTCATGGTGGACGCCCACTGGTCGTCTTACCCCCAGAACGAGAAAGCGACCCATCCCCTGACGGGTGAGCGCGTCCGCGCCCTGGCCGACGCCGTGGAGGACCCCGATCTGAAGAAGCTCTTCCAGGATCTGGGGAGCCTCCTGGACGATCGAGACATCCGCACCGGCTTCGTCAGCTCGGGCCAGACGGGAGACCTCGCGGCACTGGCGCCCCGGCACCCCGGAGAGCTGCCCCGCCTCCAACACTCTTCAACCCCCTCCACCCACTCTGTCACCTTCGATGGCGTCTACCGCGGAGAGCTCACCCAGAGCCCCGACCCAGCCCCCGTTCCCATGGAGATGGTCCTGGAGCGCACGGGCTCGGAGGTCCGGGGCCGCTACAACTTCGGACTGGGAATCGGAACCATCGAAGGCACGGTCGATGGAGACAGCCTGAGCTTCCAATGGCAGTGGGGCATCAACCAGGGAGAGGGCGTCCTGAAGAGCCAGGGGAAGGACGCACTCACTGGCACCTGGGGATACCAATTGAACAAGACCGGTGCTGGCACCTGGACCGGACATCGGGTCCGGTGAAAGGGCTCGCACCTTCCCCTCCCCAACCCAGGAGCACGCCATGAAATGGAAATTCCATCGGTTCGTCGTCCTCGGCATCGCGCTCATCGCCCTGCCGGTCCTGGCCGCGCAGGCCGGGCCCCCGAGTGGAGACACCGGAGCGGGCACGAAGAGAATCACCGTGAACGGAGTCCAACTCGATGACCAGGCGGTCCGGTCCCTGGAGGCGGCCTATGGCCCCCTGGCGAGCGGTGACGTCTGGTACGACCCGCTCTCGGGCCTCTGGGGATTGTGGGGCGGCCCGGCGGCCGGACAGATCGCGCCAGGACTGAAGCTGGGAGGCCCCCTGCCCTTCGATGCCTCGGGAGGAAGGACGGACTTCATCATCAACGGACGAGCCATCCACCCGAGCGAACATCAAGCCCTCATCGCCATGTATGGACAGGCCATCCCCGGACGCTATTGGTTGGACGGAGCGGGAAACTTCGGCGTCGAGGGAGGCCCCGCGCTGTTGAACATCCATGCGCTGGGCGCGGGCCGTGGAGGCCAGCCCTCGTACTATTCCGGACCGGGAGGAACGATCTCGAGTGACGGCAGGTGCACCCTCATCAACACCGCTGGAGGGGCCAGTGTCCTCACGGGGGATTGTCAGTGAGTGCCCTCGGGTGAGCTCTTGAGGACCATGAGCTCGCCCTTGCCCACGGGGGCGAGCACGTGCGTCGCGCGAGGCTCCTGGCGGATGCGCTCGATCAGCGGCTCCATCTCGGCCGCGTGACTGAGGGCGTTGTCCACGACGAGCAGGCCGTTGGGCCGGAGCCCGCGCCACAGGTCGGGCCACCACGTCGCGTACGGCTTGCGGTCGGCATCGAGGAAGATGAGATCCCAGTGCTCGGAGTTCCCTCGGGCCAGTAGGGCACCGGCATCCTCCGTGCGCAGCTCCACCACGCCACTCAGACCCGCTCGCTCGAGGTTGTGTGCGGCGAGCTGGGTCTTCCGGGCGTCCACGTCGAGGGTCGTGACGCGACCACCCACCGCCGCGGCCGCCGACGCGAGCCACACGGTGGAGTAGCCGTTCGAGGTGCCGATCTCCAACACGCGCCGGGCGGCCATCGAGCGCACGAGGACCGAGAGGAACACGCCCGTATCCGGCGTGATGTTGAGCATCCTCGACGCCCGGTCCTGGACGGTCGCGTCGTTGTGCTCCCCGAATGTTTCGAGCTCTTGCAGCAGGCCACTCAGGCCAGGGGGATACCAGGTCGACATGGCCGTGACATAGCCCGCGCCCGCTCCGCGATGCTTCGAGACTCCTCGGGGGTGCCAGAGTCGGGCATCTCGCTCCGAGTGCCCGGCCTTATGATTCGGCGGATGATGAGACGACTCGGACCTGCCGACTACCGCGACATGCCCTGGAAGAACGGGGGCGGCGTCACCCGCGAGTTGCTGAAGCTGCCACATCCGTCCGACCCGGCCCGCTTCCTGGCGCGCCTGTCGATCGCCTCGGTCGCGGCACCTGGACCCTTCTCCGTGTTTCCGGGTGTCGACCGCGTCCTGATGATCCTGGAAGGAGCGGGCGTGGCGCTGTCCTTCGGAAGTGGGCCGGAGGTGGTGCTCGACCGGCGCTGGCGACCGCTCGCGTTTCCAGGCGAGGCGGAGGTCCAATGCCGGTTGCTCGGGGGTCCGGTGAGGGACTTCAACCTCATGGTCGACCGGGCCTCGGCCGAAGCCACGCTCGCGGTGGTGCACCTGGGTCCGGGCGAGACACGGACCCTCGCGAGCGCCAGCACCGTGTTCCTCCATGTCCTGGAAGGACAGGCGTCCGTGCAAGGGACACCGCTGGCCGTGGAAGAGACGCTCTGGATGGAGGCTCCCGCGACGCTGGCCGTACGGAGCGACGCGGGGGTGGTCGTGGTCGCCATCCACCTGAACCGCCGGACGTAGGGTAGATCTAGGGTCGCCATGTCCGCGAACTGGAACTCCTTCGACGTCGCCCTCGTCACCTCATCTGCCTTCCCCGAGTGTCTGCCCGACGAGAAGCTCCTCACCGACGCGCTCGCCGCACGGGGAGTGAAGGCCGGGCCGGTCATCTGGGACGATCCAACGGTGGACTGGAGCCGATTCCGGCTCGCGCTCATCCGCACCGCCTGGGACTCGGACGCGCGCCGTGACGAGTTCGTGCTCTGGGCCGACCGCGCCGGCGCCCGCTGCCCGCTGTGGAATCCGCCCGAGGTGCTCCGCTGGAACACGCACAAGGGCTACCTGAGGGAGCTCGAGGCGCGCGGCGTGCCCATCGTGCCCACCGCCTGGATGGAGCGCGGCACGAAGCCGGACGTGGGCGCGCTGCTCGCGGAGCGCGGCTGGACCGACGCCGTGGTGAAGCCAGCCGTGTCCGCGGGCGCTCGAGACACACTGCGGGTGCGCGGGCCCGGAGACCTCCCCGCCGCACGAGCACTCGTGGAGCGAGTCCTCCCGCACAAGGACATGATGGTGCAGCCGTACCTGGCCTCGGTGGAGAGCTACGGGGAGCGCTCCATCCTCTTCCTGGGTGGCGAGCACACGCACGCCATCAAGCGGCCTCCGGCCCTGTCCGGCGATCCCGGGTACGACGCCACCGCCGCCGAGCCCGCGCCTTCGGCCGAGGACGAGCGCGCCTTCGCCCGTCAGGTGCTCGCCGCCACCGGCTTCGAGCTGCTCTACGCCCGGGTGGACGTGGCGAGGGACGAGCGGGGCGGGCTGCGCTTGATGGAGCTGGAGGTGACCGAACCCAACCTCTTCCTCCGTCAGGGAGGACCACGCGCGGTGGAGCACCTGGCGAACGCCATCGTCCACAAGGCGCGCGGGCGCTAGCAACACGTATACTTCGGACCCGGTTCCCCCTCCCCGCGAGTCCTCCTTGATCGAGTCCGAGGCGGCCCTTCCCGCCGCCACCCAAGAGCGTTGGTCCTGGCCTCCCCTGTTCGGCCTCCTCGAAATCCAATTCGGCGCCGCCGTCGGCTTCCTGCAGACGGCCGTGCCCTACTGGTTGGCCAGGGACGGCATGCCGCTGGCCGAGATTGGCCTGCTGTCCGGCACCGCCTTCTCGCCCCACGCCTGGAAGCTGCTCTGGGTGCCGCTCATCGACCTCGGTCCGTGGCGGCGGGTCTGGTACGGCGTCTCCACGCTGCTCACCGCACTATTGCTCCTGGCGTGCGCGCTCCTGCCCGAGCCGGCGAAGCACCTCGGGCTCTATACGCTGTTGCTCACGGGCCTGCAGGCGGCCGCGACGACGGCGCACGCGGCGCTCAATGGACTGATGGCCATCACCACGCGCATCGAGGACAAGGGCCGCGCCGGTGGGTGGCAGATGGCTGGCAACGTGGGCTCGACGAGCCTGCTCGGCGCCCTCGCCATCTGGCTGGCCAGCGCCTTCTCCCGGCAGGTCACCGGGGTGGTGCTGGCGCTCCTCGTGCTCGCGAGCGGCGCCGGCATCTTCTGGGTCACCGAGCGCGAGGACGCCGCCAGGGCCGAGCGCGCCTCCGTGCTGCGCGCCGCCTGGGAGCGGGCGAAGGGCATCGTGGTCGACCTCTTCCGCACCGCCTTCAGCCGCGACGGCCTCATCATGCTGGTGCTGTGCCTCATGCCGGTGAGTTGCGGGGCGCTCACCAACCTCTTCAGCGCGATGGCGGGCGACTATCAGGTGTCCGAGCACGTGGTGGAGCTGGTGAACGGACTGGGCATGGGCGTCACCGGAGCCCTCGGCTCGCTGCTCGGCGGCTGGCTGTCGGACCGAATGAACCGCAAGCTCAACTACGCGCTCATGGGCGGAGTCACCGGGCTGTGCGCGCTCGCCATGTCGGCCGCGCCGATGACGCAGACGACGTACATCTGGGGCACGCTCGCCTACAGCTTCGCCAACGGAGCCTCCTTCGCGGCCTTCGCAGGCATGGTGCTGGAGATGGTGAACGAGGGCGCGGCGGTGACCACCAAGTACACGCTCTTCGTCGCGGCCTCGAACCTGGCCATCAGCTACGTCACCGCCCTGGACGGCAACGCGTCGCGCTTCCAGGGGATCGGCACACGCGCGAGCATCGCGTTCGACGGCCTCATCACCTTCGCCGGCATCACGGTGGTGGTGGCCATCTTCCTGATGTTCCTGCGCAAGAAGCCGCGGCCCGCGCTCGCCTGAGCGGGTGCGTGTCCGAGGCAGGCCCCGGTTGGCCGGGGAAGAAGACACCGGGTAGGCTGGAAACCATCTCTGGATGAGGAACACCGTGGCCGAGTTGCTGAAGGGAAGTGTGTTGCTGGTGGATGACGACCCCGCCGTGGCCAAGGTGCTCGGCGCGCTGCTGGGCCAGGCGGGGCTCACCGTGCACACGGCCTCCAATGGACAGGAGGCGCTTGCCCTGCTGGGCCGCAAGCCCATCGACGTGGTGGTGAGCGACGTGCGCATGCCCGGCATGGGCGGCATGGAGCTGCTCGCCGAGGTAGGGCGCTCCTGGCCGGACGTGCCCGTCATCCTCCTCACCGCGCACGGCACGGTGCCGCTGGCGGTGGAGGCCATGAAGGCCGGTGCCGCGGACTTCGCCCTCAAGCCCTTCGACCGGGAAGAAATCCTCTTCAGCATCCGCAAGGCGCTGCTGCGCGCGCAGCAGCAGGAGGGGGTGCGTCCGATCGCGAAGGAGGCCAGTGGCTTCGTGGGGCGCAGCTCCGCCATGTCCGAGGTGCAGGCGCTGCTGTCGCGGGCGGCCACGGGCACGGCCACGGTGCTGCTGCGCGGCGAGTCCGGCACGGGCAAGGAGCTGGCCGCCAAGGCGGTGCACGACACGAGCCCCCGGCACAGCGGCCCCTTCGTGAAGCTGCACTGCGCCGCGCTGCCGGACACGCTGCTGGA
This is a stretch of genomic DNA from Archangium violaceum. It encodes these proteins:
- a CDS encoding tetratricopeptide repeat protein, which codes for MNPSVGPLPFEASHPPTLLVLEAKTGQGRREHVDTWLRQARRRGARTWHLSCDFDEDGPWAGLRQLLGELLPELRRGAPELVSRHDYELLTVLPALRREMEVRHAFLTDSSMGDERVRNYPMDRAFHVIHGLVEMLADWNERSGAAPWVIACEAFDRASTLVQRFFLELIRRRGQRLQLTLLLTVEPGASQALADVLATGATPPQVVHLPLPDEQPSRLPPEEAHRRAEALSRQMGDDLIEQELHLPELIRLWEQAEQTDSLRRCRAIAFGLANHYGLYTDALRYGQKLLDELDVLEREDPETFWMAVGNLLNCYLASGKPTQALELASRMEAHLHDPAKLFRIHYVLAMLYGRFLPKADLDRAEAYLEQALTELEAAHLPAVQYHFHHVFNRNGLALIRHRQGQAWEAIALCQQGAARLEAHLAPHQHRLHRSVLQYNVAQVYAAIGEPEQAVAQYTAAIEMDPHYSEYHNERGRLLMRMGRLEEALADFRLAEELSPPYPEVRINLGQSLRLLGRMAEAFEAYSKALDLNPGWLLARIGRAQTAEELGRTDEAVADYTAALELEPAQPLVLANRATLHYEAGRPEAALTDLNAALALAPEVADLHLSRARVLSLLGHTAAAAEALRTYRRLSPEEEEEMELEAGAM
- a CDS encoding hemerythrin domain-containing protein, which encodes MDAIALLKADHKTVETLFRKFEQAGRNARKLKRKLVDQIVRELAVHAVIEEQVFYPAVRNKAEALEDEVLEALEEHHVAKWLLKELENLPPEAERFDAKVKVLMENIRTHVSEEEKHLFPQVRKAFSPSELKDMAEALMLAKRASPTRPHPRAPDTPPGNLVAGAVSSVLDMGKDAMRAMRRKAEDLSPLPSTNKRTRKARARKGASSSTRQAGNGHAQDLSPESSYLM
- a CDS encoding M48 family metalloprotease; translation: MRRVIPLLVTVLALQTARGNDLSRIYEPDTLEQARPDLERTTRKILDQGIWPVLEVEEKRQLGGKPPLAFPLYGEEEARMNPLSVYAHYGRREIVYPVLSLKFLEDLCTAYAWLQLNGYGVETVSEYTAILRYKEEPPGGFPPPLQALGIPADARADSRVDELARAHFVTARLFILLHEMNHLMQQRAHGLSAPSIEKEKKADRFAITVMQRADLPPIGVLVFFMVDAHWSSYPQNEKATHPLTGERVRALADAVEDPDLKKLFQDLGSLLDDRDIRTGFVSSGQTGDLAALAPRHPGELPRLQHSSTPSTHSVTFDGVYRGELTQSPDPAPVPMEMVLERTGSEVRGRYNFGLGIGTIEGTVDGDSLSFQWQWGINQGEGVLKSQGKDALTGTWGYQLNKTGAGTWTGHRVR
- a CDS encoding O-methyltransferase, which translates into the protein MSTWYPPGLSGLLQELETFGEHNDATVQDRASRMLNITPDTGVFLSVLVRSMAARRVLEIGTSNGYSTVWLASAAAAVGGRVTTLDVDARKTQLAAHNLERAGLSGVVELRTEDAGALLARGNSEHWDLIFLDADRKPYATWWPDLWRGLRPNGLLVVDNALSHAAEMEPLIERIRQEPRATHVLAPVGKGELMVLKSSPEGTH
- a CDS encoding HutD/Ves family protein encodes the protein MRRLGPADYRDMPWKNGGGVTRELLKLPHPSDPARFLARLSIASVAAPGPFSVFPGVDRVLMILEGAGVALSFGSGPEVVLDRRWRPLAFPGEAEVQCRLLGGPVRDFNLMVDRASAEATLAVVHLGPGETRTLASASTVFLHVLEGQASVQGTPLAVEETLWMEAPATLAVRSDAGVVVVAIHLNRRT
- a CDS encoding ATP-grasp domain-containing protein, which translates into the protein MSANWNSFDVALVTSSAFPECLPDEKLLTDALAARGVKAGPVIWDDPTVDWSRFRLALIRTAWDSDARRDEFVLWADRAGARCPLWNPPEVLRWNTHKGYLRELEARGVPIVPTAWMERGTKPDVGALLAERGWTDAVVKPAVSAGARDTLRVRGPGDLPAARALVERVLPHKDMMVQPYLASVESYGERSILFLGGEHTHAIKRPPALSGDPGYDATAAEPAPSAEDERAFARQVLAATGFELLYARVDVARDERGGLRLMELEVTEPNLFLRQGGPRAVEHLANAIVHKARGR
- a CDS encoding MFS transporter, producing MIESEAALPAATQERWSWPPLFGLLEIQFGAAVGFLQTAVPYWLARDGMPLAEIGLLSGTAFSPHAWKLLWVPLIDLGPWRRVWYGVSTLLTALLLLACALLPEPAKHLGLYTLLLTGLQAAATTAHAALNGLMAITTRIEDKGRAGGWQMAGNVGSTSLLGALAIWLASAFSRQVTGVVLALLVLASGAGIFWVTEREDAARAERASVLRAAWERAKGIVVDLFRTAFSRDGLIMLVLCLMPVSCGALTNLFSAMAGDYQVSEHVVELVNGLGMGVTGALGSLLGGWLSDRMNRKLNYALMGGVTGLCALAMSAAPMTQTTYIWGTLAYSFANGASFAAFAGMVLEMVNEGAAVTTKYTLFVAASNLAISYVTALDGNASRFQGIGTRASIAFDGLITFAGITVVVAIFLMFLRKKPRPALA